In Xanthomonas theicola, a single genomic region encodes these proteins:
- a CDS encoding assimilatory sulfite reductase (NADPH) flavoprotein subunit, protein MTAASPVLPPSPLPDERKALLAKAVEGLDAASLWWLSGYAAGLAQGQGHAPPSLAVLPGGVTAKHSPPRLSVVYGSQTGNACRAAEQVAAAAEAAGLGVRLLRADAYPTRELASERLLYVVISTQGEGDPPDDAIGLVEFLQGRRAPRLPELKYAVLGLGDSSYADFCGIGKRIDARLADLGAQRVLALGEADLDIDTVAAPWRTQALALARALLKGPAAPSATVTPLRGAATASWSHERPFAAEVLANQRISGRDFKGPRYAAYGSADKDVRHLELSLAGSGLHYEPGDALGIRHRNPPVLVEAVLAATHLDGHAVVTVGAETFPLYEWLAAHRELTRAARPFLAAVARRAAAPALEQLLDPTQTAGLAALLADHQVIDVLRRWPADWDHRALLDALRPLAPRLYSIASSRKRVGDEVHLSVDVLAYQAHGHAHGGAASGYLAALAEGDSVPVYIEPNERFRVPADASRDIIMIGPGTGVAPFRGFVQERAESGAGGRNWLFFGARHFNQDFLYQAEWQQALRSGELQRLELAFSRDMRPLRDGNAPDKVYVQQRLREHGREVYDWLRNGAHLYVCGAIGMGKDVHATLQRIVAEHGGRSAEDAAAYLASLQREGRYARDVY, encoded by the coding sequence ATGACCGCCGCCTCGCCCGTGTTGCCGCCCAGCCCCTTGCCCGACGAGCGCAAGGCGCTGCTGGCGAAGGCGGTGGAGGGGCTGGATGCGGCCAGCCTGTGGTGGCTGTCCGGCTATGCCGCCGGCCTGGCGCAGGGCCAAGGGCATGCGCCGCCGTCGCTGGCAGTGCTGCCGGGCGGCGTCACGGCCAAGCACAGCCCGCCGCGGCTGAGCGTGGTCTACGGCAGCCAGACTGGCAACGCCTGCCGCGCCGCCGAACAGGTGGCCGCCGCGGCCGAGGCCGCCGGGCTGGGCGTGCGCCTGCTGCGCGCCGATGCCTACCCGACCCGCGAACTGGCCAGCGAGCGCCTGCTGTACGTGGTCATCAGCACCCAGGGCGAAGGCGATCCGCCGGACGATGCGATCGGCCTGGTCGAGTTCCTGCAAGGCCGGCGCGCGCCCAGGCTGCCCGAGCTGAAGTACGCGGTGCTCGGCCTGGGCGATTCCAGCTACGCCGACTTCTGCGGCATCGGCAAGCGCATCGATGCGCGCCTGGCCGACCTCGGCGCGCAGCGGGTGCTGGCGCTGGGCGAGGCCGACCTGGACATCGACACGGTGGCGGCGCCGTGGCGCACGCAGGCGCTGGCGCTGGCGCGCGCGTTGCTGAAGGGTCCGGCCGCGCCGTCCGCCACAGTGACCCCGCTGCGCGGCGCCGCCACCGCCAGCTGGAGCCACGAGCGCCCGTTCGCCGCCGAGGTGCTGGCCAACCAGCGCATCAGCGGCCGCGACTTCAAGGGTCCGCGCTATGCCGCATACGGCAGCGCCGACAAGGACGTACGCCACCTGGAGCTGTCGCTGGCCGGCAGCGGCCTGCACTACGAACCGGGCGACGCGCTGGGCATCCGCCACCGCAATCCGCCGGTGCTGGTCGAGGCGGTGCTGGCGGCGACGCACCTGGACGGTCACGCAGTCGTCACCGTCGGCGCGGAAACTTTCCCCTTGTACGAGTGGCTCGCCGCGCATCGCGAACTGACCCGGGCAGCGCGGCCGTTCCTGGCCGCGGTCGCCCGCCGCGCAGCCGCCCCGGCGCTGGAACAGCTGCTCGATCCCACCCAGACCGCCGGTCTGGCGGCGTTGCTGGCCGATCACCAGGTGATCGACGTGCTGCGACGCTGGCCGGCGGATTGGGACCACCGCGCGCTGCTGGACGCGCTGCGGCCCCTGGCCCCGCGCCTGTACTCGATCGCCTCCAGCCGCAAGCGGGTCGGCGACGAAGTCCACCTCAGCGTCGACGTGCTGGCCTACCAGGCGCACGGCCATGCCCATGGCGGCGCCGCCAGCGGCTATCTGGCGGCTCTGGCCGAAGGCGACAGCGTCCCGGTCTACATCGAACCCAACGAACGTTTCCGGGTGCCGGCCGACGCCAGCCGCGACATCATCATGATCGGACCCGGCACCGGCGTGGCGCCGTTCCGCGGCTTCGTCCAGGAACGCGCCGAAAGCGGCGCCGGCGGCCGCAACTGGCTGTTCTTCGGCGCGCGCCACTTCAACCAGGATTTCCTGTACCAGGCCGAGTGGCAGCAGGCGTTGCGCAGCGGCGAACTACAGCGGCTGGAGCTGGCGTTCTCACGCGACATGCGGCCGCTGCGCGACGGCAACGCGCCGGACAAGGTGTACGTGCAGCAGCGCCTGCGCGAGCACGGCCGCGAGGTCTACGACTGGCTGCGCAATGGCGCGCACCTGTACGTGTGCGGCGCGATCGGCATGGGCAAGGACGTGCACGCCACGCTGCAGCGGATCGTGGCCGAGCACGGCGGGCGCAGCGCCGAGGACGCGGCCGCCTACCTTGCCTCGCTGCAGCGGGAGGGGCGCTATGCGCGCGATGTGTATTGA